One window from the genome of Nicotiana sylvestris chromosome 9, ASM39365v2, whole genome shotgun sequence encodes:
- the LOC138878269 gene encoding uncharacterized protein: MHQSIAYAITKVYTESHHRICIYHLEQNLKRRKVKSEVIKLFQSVSRVYRRKEFDLYMLDIAKVDKKTYDYLMEEPPERWARSYSTRRRYDMLTTTIVESMNSVLLEARELPILRMMDFIQVKLKLWFYERINEAEGTFYDVSCWAEEELKKKIDLAFTLNVFPVDSWRSRVEEEGITFFVDLNKRTCDCF; this comes from the exons ATGCATCAATCTATTGCATATGCCATCACAAAGGTATATACTGAAAGCCACCATAGGATTTGTATCTATCATTTGGAGCAGAACCTAAAGCGAAGGAAAGTGAAAAGTGAGGTCATAAAACTTTTTCAAAGTGTTTCAAGAGTTTACAGGCGCAAAGAATTTGATCTTTACATGTTAGATATAGCAAAAGTAGATAAGAAGACTTATGACTACTTGATGGAAGAACCACCGGAAAGGTGGGCACGTTCTTATAGTACACGACGGAGATATGACATGCTCACAACAACCATAGTTGAGTCAATGAATTCTGTCCTATTAGAAGCAAGGGAGCTGCCTATATTAAGAATGATGGATTTCATTCAAGTGAAGCTAAAACTTTGGTTTTATGAAAGAATAAATGAAGCAGAAGGAACTTTTTATGATGTTTCTTGTTGGGCAGAAGAGGAATTGAAGAAAAAGATAGATTTAGCATTTACTTTGAAT gtcttccctgttgattcatggcgttctagagttgaagaagaaggaataaCTTTCTTCGTGGACTTAAACAAAAGAACATGCGATTGTTTTTAG
- the LOC138878270 gene encoding uncharacterized protein — MAKETVGDISFQTTANVARRIEMFLTLERRNGFDKRRHSGGFSGALFGGRGSGSYMVCCDAFCIGLGAVLMQDVRVIAYPSRKLKVHEKNYPVHEFELAAMRIMRGIHGSSELAVFVQTKGSQFEAGEVVGAIERALANQFVRLDVSEPSRVLTFTIARSSLFENIRERQYDDPHLLVLRDKVQHSGAKQVTVGDDRVLRMQGHICVPNVDGIRELILEEDHGSWYSIHLGVAKMY, encoded by the exons atggccaaggagaccgtGGGTGATATTTCATTTCAGACTACTGCTAATGTCGCCAGGCGGATCGAGATGTTTCTTACATTGGAGAGAAGGAATGGGTTTGATAAGAGGCGTCATTCCGGTGGTTTCAGTGGTGCCTTGTTtggaggcaggg GTTCAGGATCTTACATGGTGTGTTGTGATGCATtttgtattgggcttggtgcagtattgatgcaggatgtcaGGGTGATTGCATATCCGTCGCGaaagttgaaggttcatgagaagaattatcctgttcaTGAATTTGAGTTGGCAGCCATGCGTATCATGCGAGGTATTCATGGATCATCAGagcttgcagtatttgttcaaacaaaaggatctcaatttgaggcaggggaggtggttggagctattgaaaga gctttggccaatcagtttgtgaggttggatgtttcagagcccagtcgtgttctaACTTTTACAAttgctcggtcttccttgtttgagaaCATCAGAGAgcggcaatatgatgaccctcatttacttgtccttagggacaaagTGCAGCacagtggtgccaagcaggtcacTGTTGGAGATGacagagttttgaggatgcagggtcatatttgtgtgcctaatgtagatggaattcgtgagttgattcttgaggaggacCACGGTTCTTGGTATTCTATTCATttgggtgtcgcgaagatgtattag